One Bacteriovorax sp. PP10 DNA segment encodes these proteins:
- a CDS encoding sensor histidine kinase — MISLNKIVEEQNQLVSGHAEELILAQKLHYEISMQFAAMPIYVLSGDDEILNSFENNRKDFTAILAKLKSMLNDPQEVKLLDDIFLAEKNMHEEGLKGIAMSRSGVSPQKVNQYFKNLKTLHTDVSLPELLQTLVSTKMRDFEDAKKEDAVLSRKIIFFLAIASIICIAFAGMITALFVKVVREKKKAEEKDAFISNARKEIVDTVSHDLKNPLSSIRLGLQYVEKKIAKSPCPEDYEVSKGLTIIFRSVDKMEKLISDLLDHTKLEAGKLVLEPVECDLAKFTKEVIEQFRPIAQSKDIQITSDLDDCGKTIVCDQGRVEQVISNIVGNALKFTPNGGQIHIMMKYESENAVISIHDTGYGMSHDQLEHVFDRYWQVKDTASQGTGLGLAIAKIVVETHHGKIWAESEPGKGSTFHFSLPAETNKTSYLH, encoded by the coding sequence ATGATCTCCTTAAATAAAATTGTAGAAGAACAAAATCAACTCGTTTCCGGACATGCAGAAGAATTGATTCTTGCTCAAAAACTTCACTATGAAATTTCTATGCAATTTGCGGCGATGCCTATTTATGTTTTATCTGGTGATGATGAAATTCTTAATTCATTTGAAAACAATCGCAAAGACTTCACAGCTATTCTGGCAAAATTAAAAAGCATGCTCAATGATCCGCAGGAAGTTAAATTGCTGGATGATATTTTTCTTGCTGAGAAAAATATGCATGAAGAAGGATTAAAAGGAATTGCTATGAGTCGATCTGGCGTCTCTCCTCAGAAAGTTAATCAATACTTTAAAAATCTTAAAACTCTTCATACGGATGTAAGCTTACCTGAGCTCCTGCAAACTCTTGTCAGTACAAAAATGCGTGATTTTGAAGATGCCAAGAAGGAAGATGCTGTACTTTCTCGAAAAATTATCTTCTTTCTCGCCATCGCTTCAATCATCTGTATTGCTTTTGCCGGCATGATCACTGCTCTTTTTGTTAAAGTTGTGAGAGAAAAAAAGAAAGCAGAAGAAAAAGACGCCTTTATTTCAAATGCGAGGAAAGAGATAGTCGATACCGTTTCTCACGACTTAAAAAATCCTCTTTCTTCTATCCGTCTGGGGCTGCAGTATGTAGAAAAAAAGATTGCTAAAAGTCCTTGCCCGGAAGACTATGAAGTTTCTAAAGGGCTGACGATTATTTTTAGGTCAGTCGATAAAATGGAAAAGCTTATCTCTGATTTACTTGATCATACAAAATTAGAGGCCGGAAAATTAGTGCTTGAACCTGTTGAATGTGACCTGGCGAAATTTACGAAAGAAGTTATCGAACAATTCCGACCTATTGCTCAATCAAAAGATATTCAAATTACATCCGATCTTGATGACTGTGGTAAGACAATTGTTTGTGATCAGGGACGAGTCGAGCAGGTGATCTCGAATATTGTAGGGAATGCATTGAAATTCACGCCAAATGGTGGGCAAATTCATATTATGATGAAGTATGAAAGTGAGAACGCCGTTATCTCCATTCATGACACTGGATATGGAATGAGCCATGATCAGCTTGAGCATGTATTTGATCGTTACTGGCAGGTCAAGGATACTGCTAGTCAGGGCACCGGGCTTGGGCTCGCTATCGCGAAAATTGTAGTGGAGACTCATCATGGAAAAATATGGGCAGAAAGTGAACCGGGGAAGGGCTCAACATTTCATTTTTCATTGCCGGCCGAAACGAATAAAACGTCCTATCTGCACTAG
- a CDS encoding DUF6172 family protein: MKKEFKLTDTKLAPARQVDAVKHEINKYIARERRKTVAEGSDFWDFDCKFGKDKESAATIHVSEINKLIDKEVSEEAASFYIEILAKSAKRMQKAKA; encoded by the coding sequence ATGAAAAAAGAGTTCAAACTTACAGACACTAAATTAGCTCCAGCTCGTCAGGTAGACGCTGTAAAGCACGAGATCAATAAATACATCGCCAGAGAAAGAAGAAAGACAGTAGCAGAAGGTTCAGACTTCTGGGACTTCGATTGTAAATTCGGAAAAGATAAAGAAAGCGCTGCCACTATTCACGTTTCTGAGATCAATAAATTGATTGATAAAGAAGTAAGCGAAGAAGCTGCGAGTTTTTATATCGAGATTTTAGCGAAATCAGCTAAGAGAATGCAGAAAGCAAAAGCGTAG
- a CDS encoding response regulator: MALGLDSKILIVDDLPSMRSDLVRILTELGFQNMKQCEDGKQAWDHLRAEALNGNYYEIIFSDINMPEMDGLTLLKHLRGVEGYKKIPIFIVSTENEKSTIIKAIMGGATDYIIKPYDPFIVKEKVMGKLKKG, encoded by the coding sequence ATGGCACTTGGACTCGATAGCAAAATTCTTATTGTTGATGATTTACCTTCAATGCGCTCTGATCTGGTTCGTATTTTGACTGAGCTGGGTTTTCAAAATATGAAACAGTGTGAAGATGGTAAGCAGGCCTGGGATCATCTAAGGGCCGAAGCATTGAACGGCAATTATTATGAAATTATTTTTTCAGATATTAATATGCCAGAAATGGATGGGCTGACTTTGCTTAAACACCTAAGAGGTGTTGAAGGTTATAAAAAAATTCCGATTTTTATTGTGAGCACTGAAAACGAAAAATCGACAATTATTAAAGCGATTATGGGAGGGGCCACTGATTATATTATTAAACCGTATGACCCCTTTATCGTGAAAGAAAAAGTAATGGGAAAACTTAAAAAAGGTTAA